The region GTATCACTTTTACTGTATAAACTTCATCTTTTTTTACATGCAGTCCATAAAATTTTCATTTGACGGAATAATTTACCCTGTtatgtatatatacaaatagatattttctctttattctcttttttaaacTCTTCAATAAAATCTATACATTTTATACACTATCTCCCTCTTTTAATGGTCAATGTGCATACACATGAAGTGTCTATCCTTATAAACCGCCAGCCAATCTTCTTTTTGCTATCCATGGTAAGCGCTCGCACGTAGGACTGGGTTGTCCTGCATTGGGAATTATAATGCCGCTTGTCTATTCCTCTGCAGCCCTCCTTTGTGTACCCCATGGGGTTGCATTTGGTCTCATAAAAGTATTGCTTCAGTTGGCCATTGGGGACAGGGACCTTTTCCATGACGGTAACTGTCTGCCCAGACATGTCTATTGCCGTCTTTTTATCCACAGCTGTCACCCACTGGCTaatactgtcacacacactgagctctcCGCGTCGTGAGGGATCGGAGTGTCGCCGCACCCTCATGGACATATTAGCGGCATCCAGATAGTTTTTGTATTCCTCCAGAAGAAAGAGCAACGGCGGCTCCAAAGGCACTTGGTTGCTGATCATCACCCGCGAGTCGTACAGGTCGACATCCTTGGTCTCTGCGGTGACCACAGAGGATGGGCCCCCACCTCCCTGGCTCTTATCAGCCCCCTGTCCCAGCTGTGCcgcctctccctccacctccagcagctcctctatCACCTGCTcaaatgtgtctgtgagtgagGGCAGTTCCC is a window of Pempheris klunzingeri isolate RE-2024b chromosome 1, fPemKlu1.hap1, whole genome shotgun sequence DNA encoding:
- the bdnf gene encoding brain-derived neurotrophic factor, with translation MTILFLTMVISYFSCMRAAPLRDAPGMRGHRTEGYLGAAATAARGHGTPQSGGGPGQRGELPSLTDTFEQVIEELLEVEGEAAQLGQGADKSQGGGGPSSVVTAETKDVDLYDSRVMISNQVPLEPPLLFLLEEYKNYLDAANMSMRVRRHSDPSRRGELSVCDSISQWVTAVDKKTAIDMSGQTVTVMEKVPVPNGQLKQYFYETKCNPMGYTKEGCRGIDKRHYNSQCRTTQSYVRALTMDSKKKIGWRFIRIDTSCVCTLTIKRGR